The Triticum aestivum cultivar Chinese Spring chromosome 3A, IWGSC CS RefSeq v2.1, whole genome shotgun sequence genome includes a region encoding these proteins:
- the LOC123057244 gene encoding L-type lectin-domain containing receptor kinase IX.1-like produces the protein MSAVSFPHGIQIFMLLYYSICSLHLPHATSLSFSFNFSQPGGYDAQNFSFQGDAYYDSQSQTIELTKAGGSPNIQNSVGRALYAQPVPLWDAITGELARFTTSFTFEIKVNSELSGDGMTFFLGHYPPTSIPDPLDNGRNLGLFNKSVGTVATGDNRVVAVEFDTFLNVESDNSDSHMGIDVNSIISRAYTNVAVPGKNLTSNLPMTCHISYSNDTKILAAVLQIVDVTYRVNTSVDLRQMLPSVVAIGFSGATGVAVEQHQIMSWSFNSTLDPSPPRRNPKIPWKLLVEATGPVTIFLAIVCIFVGVRRRQLCTRKKHYRALARGLEHFDYHKLAHATNKFSQENKLGQGGSASVYQGQLTNRHVAIKRFRPVASGEGRKAFEDELRIASGLRHKHLVELIGWCYDRKRNPIEFICWWWDDKYTRLFLVYELLPQGSLDQHLHRGKSWLPWSKRYEIILDLGSALQYLHVDCEQGQQCIVHGDIKSSNVLLGSSYGAKLGDFGLARFVHHETGSQTTDVLQGTYGYIDPVFLDTCQRNRQSDIYSFGIVLLEMVSGRDPTMCLHDRPPLSSWVRSSYHRNDILDAADERLISGESNVARQQMEHMLLIGLLCVHQDPSIRPSITHTMEALRSEELTLDIVPLAPVTLSLP, from the exons CGATATGTTCTCTGCACTTGCCGCATGCAACCTCGCTTTCCTTTAGCTTCAACTTTTCCCAGCCCGGTGGCTACGACGCCCAAAACTTCAGCTTCCAAGGCGACGCATACTACGACTCCCAGTCTCAGACGATCGAGCTGACGAAAGCCGGCGGGAGTCCAAACATCCAGAACAGCGTAGGCCGGGCGTTGTATGCGCAGCCCGTGCCGCTGTGGGATGCCATCACCGGAGAGCTGGCCCGGTTCACCACCTCCTTCACCTTCGAAATCAAGGTAAACAGTGAACTCAGTGGCGATGGCATGACTTTCTTCCTTGGCCATTACCCTCCGACGAGCATTCCCGATCCCCTCGACAATGGCCGGAACCTCGGCCTCTTCAACAAAAGCGTCGGCACGGTGGCGACCGGCGACAACCGAGTCGTGGCGGTTGAGTTCGACACGTTCTTGAACGTTGAGTCCGACAACAGCGACAGCCACATGGGCATCGACGTCAACTCCATCATCTCCCGGGCGTACACCAACGTGGCCGTGCCTGGAAAGAACCTCACATCGAACCTCCCAATGACTTGCCACATCAGCTACAGCAATGACACAAAAATCCTTGCTGCTGTTCTCCAGATCGTCGACGTGACCTACCGTGTCAACACAAGTGTTGACCTGAGGCAGATGCTGCCTAGTGTGGTGGCCATTGGCTTCTCGGGTGCTACTGGCGTGGCTGTCGAGCAACACCAAATAATGTCCTGGTCATTCAACTCCACCTTGGATCCGTCGCCTCCACGGAGGAACCCCAAGATTCCGTGGAAACTACTAGTAGAGGCAACCGGACCAGTTACCATTTTTTTGGCGATTGTGTGCATCTTTGTCGGCGTCCGACGACGGCAACTATGCACGAGAAAGAAGCATTACAGAGCTCTCGCCAGAGGCCTTGAACATTTTGATTATCATAAGCTAGCACATGCAACCAACAAATTCTCACAGGAGAACAAGCTTGGGCAAGGAGGTTCCGCCTCTGTTTATCAGGGCCAACTGACAAATAGACATGTGGCCATAAAGAGATTCAGGCCAGTAGCATCCGGCGAAGGGAGGAAGGCGTTCGAGGACGAACTCAGGATTGCCAGCGGCCTGAGGCACAAGCACCTAGTCGAATTGATAGGCTGGTGCTACGATCGCAAGAGGAACCCGATTGAGTTCATATGCTGGTGGTGGGACGACAAGTACACACGTCTCTTTCTTGTGTATGAGCTTTTGCCACAAGGTAGCCTCGATCAACACCTACACAGGGGCAAAAGTTGGTTACCATGGTCCAAGAG GTATGAGATCATCCTCGACCTAGGCTCTGCACTGCAATACCTCCACGTAGATTGTGAGCAAGGCCAACAATGTATCGTGCACGGTGATATCAAGTCTAGCAATGTGCTCCTTGGGTCTTCATACGGTGCGAAGTTGGGTGACTTCGGCTTGGCAAGGTTTGTTCACCATGAAACTGGTTCACAGACCACAGATGTTCTGCAAGGCACTTATGGATATATAGACCCTGTGTTCCTTGACACCTGCCAACGGAACAGGCAGTCAGACATATACAGTTTTGGCATTGTCCTACTAGAGATGGTCTctggaagggatccaacaatgtgTCTCCATGATAGGCCTCCATTGTCATCATGGGTAAGGAGTTCGTACCATAGGAATGACATCCTGGACGCCGCAGATGAGAGGCTGATAAGCGGCGAGTCCAATGTCGCGCGTCAACAGATGGAGCACATGTTACTCATCGGGCTCTTGTGCGTGCATCAGGACCCGAGCATACGGCCGTCCATCACCCACACCATGGAAGCCCTGCGATCGGAGGAGCTGACATTGGACATTGTTCCCCTAGCACCGGTGACACTCTCGCTGCCATAG